A single region of the Plasmodium malariae genome assembly, chromosome: 7 genome encodes:
- the PmUG01_07024100 gene encoding conserved Plasmodium protein, unknown function yields the protein MSTIRWVHRKDKNSEKRIISLNEIKERYLVDQIKQNKDTKKNGDTYYKNVNIQEKEKKKKKKGFISFYKKRDKHDINLEKEYSSKYIENVGFNKQRCNEKNQGDKKGNYILGEKTKVLRNGISPFCSDRIIGSGQEGEEEGHNEEYEYDDKDDDEDEKHKNLVFFANRNEHTPSEMENEGDAQTDRVNIYLDINIHRDKKMKKKKKEKSEEYKSCGEDTHHYKKKILDSNLDWGVLENKLKQKCPNLFTQKNLRTGNSYLSDSFIQHGLKKKYGLSEYVKGMNHMEHRQLHPPGGDYTDGYEDEYKYEDRYEHDDEYQFEKGNCQNENGVKCTYNKALKRNNYHYDYKKGGYHPKFKDMSSEHFEGGHNPYDKHGENLCGKKSNHIQGWEKTYHNHRYRIKEKKKYPLKNSEKAGSDQKYYCKENERYYNKMEKKEGYICNEKSMYDFIEERNKGINRITKNRENIMNNVNINYEIKKHSPTISYHFSPDYNKLENNNIKKTFDNNKIFYNKEQILNKNFLSYKNKSHKNIILSANLLSNVFCKKIDIYFAFFKRATLIKNIQRVYKKYTKITDQDSTQFKNDEHNFLFEKRTKNDRKEVISETHKYEAHTNVFKNKVEWERKTEGLPAHSLDRKEINIINEQDNKRNVHSKENNSMRMVLLPKNALFTDNGVVYKNGQVAHRSTPGYKDFEQVKNIYKRKVLTNTLIDSFNDVDINDQRRKKKYLKFFVILLSVFLKKYMHKQVSKFFSVIGLFRWEKQVEKRAIRKFINVRIYSLSLIESVLSKVRIRAVKFYFGELKKERMQHKDRQEIGEGEQEWIASMEKKNNNIYDIEKQLKSKRYKSKRNYGNSCFGKPKIYRTDDFTIFYNKKMLREKDETLQNCLLRSKSDSLVEFLNSSKMNKYSKSGSNDISNSIMNMDNIKSSTLLERFFTANYNVNDKNIHKEVCKSKIHLSYYEHAIDDSKYIYSSVHYKGNNNKKEIHTKHFKKETYNNGVLSNIHLVDTHHDVCKNLGGGINMGIINMSGINESSINESSINESSIKCADNHFANMMDEIERLNDVAQEVCDTSDEDENDKNCRIFFKNIKKQLKLNYANTQDTNTKRDKDLSLSDLNSTLDL from the exons ATGTCTACCATTAGATGGGTACACAGGAAAGATAAAAATTccgaaaaaagaataatttctttaaatgaaataaaagaaagataTCTAGTTGatcaaataaaacaaaataaagacacaaaaaaaaatggggaCACTTActacaaaaatgtaaatatacaagaaaaggagaaaaaaaaaaaaaaaaaaggatttataagtttttacaaaaaaagagataaacatgatataaatttagaaaaagaatattcatcaaaatatatagaaaacgTCGGATTTAATAAACAAAGATGTAATGAGAAAAACCAAGGAGACAAAAAGggtaattatattttaggGGAAAAAACAAAGGTGCTTAGAAATGGAATCTCACCATTTTGCAGCGATAGGATTATAGGAAGTGGTCAGGAGGGAGAGGAAGAGGGGCATAATGAGGAGTATGAGTATGATGATAAGGATGACGATGAAGATGAAAAACATAAGAACCTCGTCTTCTTTGCCAATAGAAATGAGCACACGCCATCAGAGATGGAGAATGAGGGAGATGCACAAACGGATCGCGTGAACATATATTTAGATATCAACATTCATAGGGataagaaaatgaaaaaaaaaaaaaaagaaaaaagtgaAGAGTACAAAAGTTGTGGAGAAGATACAcatcattataaaaaaaaaattcttgaCAGTAATTTAGACTGGGGTGTTCTAGAAAATAAGTTAAAACAGAAATGCCCAAATTTGTTCACGCAGAAAAATTTACGCACTGGAAATTCATACCTAAGCGACTCTTTCATTCAACATGgcctaaaaaaaaaatatgggcTGAGTGAATATGTTAAGGGGATGAATCACATGGAGCACAGACAGTTACATCCCCCTGGAGGCGATTACACGGATGGATACGAAGACGAGTATAAATATGAGGACAGGTACGAACATGATGACGAGTATCAGTTTGAAAAAGGGAATTGTCAGAATGAAAATGGTGTAAAGTGCACCTACAACAAAGCATTGAAGAGAAATAACTATCATTATGATTATAAAAAGGGAGGATACCATCCCAAATTCAAAGATATGAGCAGTGAGCATTTTGAGGGGGGGCATAACCCCTATGATAAACATGGGGAAAATCTATGCGgtaaaaaaagtaatcaTATTCAAGGGTGGGAAAAGACATACCATAATCATAGGTATAggataaaggaaaaaaaaaaatatcccTTAAAAAACAGCGAAAAGGCTGGAAGTGATCAGAAGTATTACTGTAAAGAAAACGAAAgatattacaataaaatggaaaaaaaagaaggttatatatgtaatgaaaaaagtatGTACGATTTTATTGAGGAGAGGAATAAGGGCATAAATAGAATTACGAAAAACagagaaaatattatgaacaacGTTAATATCAATTATgagataaaaaaacatagtCCTACAATTTCATATCACTTTTCGCCTGACTATAATAAACtagagaataataatataaaaaaaacttttgacaataataaaattttttataacaaagaacaaattttaaataaaaattttttaagttataaaaataaaagtcataaaaatattattttgtctGCTAACTTGTTAAGTAAcgttttttgtaaaaaaatagatatatattttgctttttttaaaagagcaaccttaataaaaaacattcaacgagtatacaaaaaatataccaAGATTACGGATCAAGATAGTacacaatttaaaaatgatgaacataattttttatttgaaaaaaggaCGAAAAATGATAGGAAAGAGGTTATTTCAGAGACGCACAAGTATGAAGCGCACActaatgtttttaaaaacaaagtaGAGTGGGAGAGAAAGACGGAGGGACTTCCTGCTCATTCACTAgatagaaaagaaataaatataataaatgaacaagacaataaaagaaatgtaCACTCGAAGGAAAATAACAGTATGAGAATGGTATTATTACCaaaaaatgcattatttACAGATAATGGTGTGGTTTATAAAAATGGGCAAGTTGCACATAGGAGCACACCAGGATACAAAGATTTTGAACAAGTGAAAAACATCTATAAAAGGAAAGTATTAACTAACACATTAATCGATAGCTTCAACGATGTGGACATAAATGAtcaaagaagaaaaaaaaaatacttgaaattttttgttattttactatctgtctttttaaaaaagtacatGCACAAGCAGGTATCGAAGTTCTTTTCTGTTATTGGATTATTCCGATGGGAAAAGCAG GTGGAGAAAAGGGCCATAAGGAAGTTTATCAATGTGCGAATCTACTCCTTATCTTTAATAGAGAGTGTTTTAAGTAAGGTACGAATAAGAGCAGTGAAATTTTACTTTGGTGAGCTAAAAAAAGAGAGGATGCAACATAAAGATAGACAAGAGATAGGGGAAGGAGAACAAGAATGGATAGCCagtatggaaaaaaaaaataacaacatTTACGACATCGAGAAGCAACTAAAAAGCAAAAGGTACAAGTCGAAACGAAATTACGGAAATTCATGTTTTGGTAAACCCAAGATATACCGAACGGACGATttcacaattttttataataaaaaaatgttaaggGAAAAGGATGAAACATTACAAAATTGTTTATTAAGGTCAAAATCTGATTCTTTAgtagaatttttaaatagttccaaaatgaataaatattcaaaaagtGGATCTAACGATATTTCTAATAGCATTATGAACATGGATAACATTAAAAGTTCTACACTACTTGAACGTTTCTTCACAGCTAATTACAAcgtaaatgataaaaatatacataaggAAGTATGTAAAAGCAAAATACATTTATCTTATTATGAGCATGCTATAGATGactcaaaatatatatatagcagtGTGCACTATAAagggaataataataaaaaagaaatacacACAAAGCATTTCAAAAAGGAGACTTACAATAATGGAGTATTAAGCAATATTCACTTGGTTGATACTCATCATGATGTGTGCAAAAATTTGGGAGGTGGTATCAATATGGGCATCATCAATATGAGCGGAATCAATGAGAGTAGCATCAATGAGAGTAGCATCAATGAGAGTAGCATCAAATGTGCAGACAACCACTTTGCGAACATGATGGACGAAATCGAACGCTTAAATGACGTAGCTCAAGAAGTATGTGATACAAGTGATGAGGATGAAAATGACAAGAACtgtagaattttttttaaaaatattaagaaacagctaaaattaaattacGCAAATACCCAAGATACTAACACAAAAAGGGACAAAGATTTAAGCTTAAGTGACTTAAATAGTACATTGGacttatga
- the PmUG01_07023900 gene encoding alkaline phosphatase, putative: MKICIKLFLVFFAFTKCVSGQADQIIHEKLTNFVFLSCNYQKGKVNEELLKAVEKRNPQLMLWIGDYFYSECSELKCLDEVYNYIKNDSFYLRLKEKFVIDGIYDDHDYNKNNGDRLYKYKKESKTKYLDYLNVDKSDIRYKRNGAYVSKLYIDPNDENNQVKIIILDTRYNKDPYPFYAPDSYKDHIIHIFISFFVRFHAALFGLYHNSKNDILGNEQWKWLEKELTNSKARAHIVISSIQIFSNHVMNENWGLMPFALKRLKSVIKKTKPKGLIFLSGDVHFASIIGNEENIVEVTSSSVNQENLLSYVNKYFIYLSTNIFNKRSSFELNKIYGFNNFGSVNINYKNENEINIKTCVHDSHGVEVLIANQVFNKKKNIYEKSKNLHVINDEFATFTYKTQAKICMHIIIYILLLLWFLQVLFIICKLLGLCKSKKVNKKTKEA; the protein is encoded by the exons atgaaaatttgtataaaattgtttttagTATTTTTCGCGTTTACTAAATGTGTGAGTGGACAAGCAGACCAAATAATTcatgaaaaattaacaaattttgtttttttaagcTGTAACTATCAAAAGGGAAAAGTAAATGAAGAGTTACTAAAAGCAGTAGAAAAAAGGAATCCTCAACTGATGTTGTGGATAGgggattatttttattcagaATGTAGTGAATTGAAGTGTTTGGATGaagtttataattatattaagaatgactcattttatttaagaTTAAAGGAAAAGTTTGTTATTGATGGTATATATGATGATCatgattataataaaaacaatggagatcgtttatataaatataaaaaggaaagtaaaacaaaatatttagaCTATTTAAATGTAGACAAAAGTGATATAagatataaaagaaatggaGCATATGTATCAAAATTGTATATAGACCCAAACGATGAAAACAATCAAGTGaagataattattttagaCACAAGATATAATAAAGACCCTTATCCCTTTTATGCTCCTGATTCGTACAAAGATCATAtcatacacatatttatatccTTCTTTGTGCGTTTTCATGCAGCATTATTTGGTTTGTACCACAATAGCAAAAACGATATATTAGGAAATGAACAGTGGAAATGGCTAGAAAAGGAGCTAACCAATTCGAAAGCACGTGCACATATCGTAATTTCATCTATACAG ATTTTTTCTAATCACGTAATGAATGAAAATTGGGGTTTAATGCCATTCGCGCTGAAACGATTAAAAAGtgttataaaaaagacaaaaCCAAAAggtttaatatttttaagtggTGATGTACATTTTGCCAGTATTATtggaaatgaagaaaatattgtAGAAGTTACAAGCAGTAGTGTAAATCAAGAAAATTTGTTAagttatgtaaataaatattttatttacctttctacaaatatatttaataaaagaagtTCATTTgagttaaataaaatatacggATTCAACAATTTTGGTTcagttaatattaattacaagaacgaaaatgaaataaatattaaaacatgtGTACATGACTCCCATGGTGTGGAGGTTTTAATAGCAAATCaagtttttaataaaaaaaaaaatatatatgaaaaatcgAAAAATTTACATGTAATAAATGATGAATTTGCGACCTTTACATATAAAACCCAAGCCAagatatgtatgcatattattatttatatattattattgttatggTTTCTTCAAGTACTTttcattatatgtaaattgcTAGGACTctgtaaaagtaaaaaagtaaataagaaaacaaaagaagCCTAG
- the PmUG01_07023800 gene encoding conserved Plasmodium protein, unknown function: protein MARNYYQNVAVITCLIILLCEIYSGYNIDELFFNNNLRSFNFFKDSHVRISELKINEGYLFKPSKNINIELALSALNGIEFEKENEYRNKKEFSNNSHIEIKEWNKITKNDFFLNKNLGEKEDITKGIPEPYHISNIRDSINNSIRFYFTPSDKAEYGMEIIYKGTYIPQIYDNIFLILVLSFMYLFSIKTVCQGYIKGKHVAKEYIPKISTLFTFFVILKSLLVLFPAILSSFVCLILTFYFFSISMNPCANIYFLENTKIKKEPIGWVLIVYSESLLIGNILYHFICSSKVLVYLVRHIKNDLLVHLICILVLLLIASFIFFLMICNIFPAKKAQNFVFSFTSSYLIISCYTYFYNLFALRFLNHTNIFQIEPVMFFSYFPKFAFNKQNIFALFVLLIMTFVSIIWPKLLKIINNALATKKKKKKNTHRKKTTNKYDVILNYFT from the coding sequence ATGGCGCGaaattattatcaaaatGTGGCGGTAATAActtgtttaattattttattgtgtGAGATATATTCAGGTTACAACATtgatgaattattttttaataataatttaaggtcatttaatttttttaaggacAGTCATGTTAGAATAAGTGaattgaaaataaatgagggttatttatttaaaccatcaaagaatataaatatagaattaGCTTTATCAGCATTAAATGGAATAGAatttgaaaaggaaaatgaatATAGGAATAAAAAGGAGTTCAGTAATAATTCACATATAGAAATAAAGGAATGGAAcaaaataactaaaaatgatttttttttaaataaaaatttaggCGAAAAAGAAGACATTACTAAAGGAATACCAGAACCTTACCATATAAGTAACATTAGAGATAGCATAAATAATAGTATcagattttattttacccCTAGTGACAAAGCAGAATATGGGATggaaattatatacaaagGAACATATATACCtcaaatatatgataatatttttttaattcttgtactatcttttatgtatttatttagtaTAAAGACTGTATGCCAAGGATATATAAAGGGGAAACATGTAGCTAAGGAATATATACCTAAAATATCAACTTTGTTCACTTTTTTcgttatattaaaaagtctTCTAGTATTATTTCCAGCCATTTTAAGTTCTTTTGTTTGTctaattttaacattttatttcttttctatcTCAATGAACCCTtgtgcaaatatatattttttggaaaatactaaaataaaaaaagaaccaATCGGGTGGGTACTAATTGTTTATTCAGAATCTTTGTTAATTGGAAATATTCTATATCACTTTATTTGTTCATCAAAGGTATTAGTATATTTAGTAAGACATATAAAGAATGATTTGTTGGTACATTTGATTTGTATACTTGTTTTACTACTTATAGCatcctttatattttttttaatgatatgtaatatattccCAGCCAAAAAAGCTCAGAATTTTGTGTTCTCCTTCACTTCATCCTATTTGATTATATCATGCTATACCTATTTCTATAACCTATTTGCATTACGTTTTTTGAATcatactaatatatttcaaatagaGCCAGTTATGTTCTTCTCCTATTTCCCTAAATTCGCGTTCaacaaacaaaatatatttgctttatttgttcttttaattaTGACTTTTGTGTCGATCATATGGCCAAAATTGCTAAAGATCATAAATAATGCCCTAgccacaaaaaaaaaaaaaaaaaaaaatacacacagaaaaaaaacaacaaaCAAGTATGATGTAATcctaaattattttacttag
- the PmUG01_07024200 gene encoding conserved Plasmodium protein, unknown function yields the protein MLTYLRLLRTNSKSTITATATATTTTTTTNGLITSGVHEHFGTAKIPESLKNFYEKKKEEMEMKKKQLEERKKKKDKTKISKERKSKFKSSKGQHNVF from the coding sequence ATGTTAACATATTTAAGGCTCTTAAGAACAAATAGTAAAAGTACAATTACAGCTACAGCTACAGCTACAACTACAACTACAACTACAAATGGTTTAATTACGTCAGGAGTACATGAACACTTTGGTACTGCGAAAATTCCTGAAAgcttgaaaaatttttacgagaaaaaaaaagaagaaatggaaatgaaaaagaaacaactagaagaaagaaaaaaaaaaaaggataagaCTAAAATTTCAAAGGAGAGGAAAAGCAAGTTTAAGTCTTCCAAGGGACAACATAACGTCTTCTAG
- the PmUG01_07023700 gene encoding zinc finger protein, putative, whose translation MKKTCEVCKKKIFQYVCPSCEIVYCSLECYQNHNDNCVNNFLEKHVNENIRNNALTEFDKKEFKFKLKKFYEDNAESDFTSECKILNERKDEKKSKARYDRGNYEHVKCGWAEELRGGDEQGKCDNEEDEEDEHVHDGDEERGSLPQPRDDDNGDDANCEETASSESEAAENSEYLNKWCISNKRYKVLTELALKDELKLENLNKTEKKQFFSFLKNNDMNLYIDKFEPWWLECVIKRMEVPEHICCNKDVNQNVIFIIIEIIYSYCYLLRIYYKTISNREFCYLMLYLAVSLNRLYLPEENALNTINNLFERILEKDDLAREKNVLYNVITDVSKIISLKELILRCLYETKRKFKKEIKKLNTYKDTLTSNLKKAKILISILQEQKNFKYVNKKITFLYSYANYHYDRFEEIRLQLTRFYSEQRIFVQSNENREIVLSK comes from the coding sequence atgaaaaaaacatgCGAAGTGtgcaaaaagaaaattttccaGTATGTGTGTCCATCATGTGAAATAGTCTATTGCAGTCTTGAGTGTTATCAAAATCATAATGATAATtgtgttaataattttttagaaaaacaTGTAAAcgaaaatataagaaataatgcACTAACCGAATTTGATAAAAAggaatttaaatttaaactGAAAAAGTTTTACGAGGATAATGCGGAAAGCGATTTTACAAGTGAATGTAAAATACTGAATGAAAggaaagatgaaaaaaaaagtaaagcgCGTTACGATAGGGGAAATTACGAACATGTAAAATGTGGTTGGGCTGAGGAGTTGAGAGGTGGGGATGAACAGGGAAAGTGCGACAATGAAGAAGATGAGGAGGATGAGCATGTACATGACGGAGATGAAGAAAGGGGTAGTTTACCGCAACCCAGAGACGATGACAATGGAGATGATGCAAATTGCGAAGAAACAGCTAGCAGCGAAAGTGAAGCAGCAGAAAATTCAGAGTACCTGAATAAATGGTGCATAAGCAACAAAAGGTATAAAGTACTCACCGAATTAGCACTAAAAGATGAACTTAAGTTAGAAAATTTgaataaaacagaaaaaaaacaatttttttcatttttaaaaaataatgatatgaaTTTGTATATAGATAAATTTGAACCATGGTGGCTTGAGTgtgtaataaaaagaatggaAGTACCTGAACACATATGTTGTAATAAGGATGTAAATCAAAatgtcatttttataattattgaaattatatattcctattgttatttattacGTATTTATTACAAAACTATAAGTAACAGAGAATTTTGTTATCTAATGTTGTACTTAGCAGTTTCGTTAAATCGACTGTACTTACCTGAAGAAAATGCACTGAACACAATAAACAACTTATTTGAACGAATTTTGGAAAAAGATGACTTGGCAAGGGAAAAAAATGTTCTATATAACGTCATAACAGATGTAtctaaaattattagtttaaaagaattaattctTAGATGTTTAtatgaaacaaaaagaaagtttaaaaaagaaattaaaaaattaaatacatataaagaTACTTTAActagtaatttaaaaaaagcaaaaatacttatttccattttacaagaacaaaagaattttaaatatgttaacAAGAAAATCACCTTTTTATATAGTTACGCAAATTATCATTATGACCGTTTTGAAGAAATAAGATTACAGCTCACTAGATTTTACAGCGAGCAAAGAATTTTCGTTCAGTCCAATGAAAATAGGGAAATTGTTTTGTCCAAGTAA
- the PmUG01_07024000 gene encoding SAP domain-containing protein, putative, with translation MNYQNLKCSELKDLLAKRGLPSHGKKNELLERLLKYEEKGNISPYILDKHNTNSNDSTNIKVLVDRTDDKIRNSEINRVSNNTKGDRGQGEGVEKSNYKSSYVGGENKKKILTVNHKEDEFNKEGLNKMKDYFKNILTVNNNVEGSKYYENIPSKNDEKMNENINSNMKDNNEEGKKTKIVIPEITFSESSLSNKNTLQKNVIVPTAGDDNLYLTEEKKRELRKKRFGAVSTDEALESRAKRFCIVTHKMEEENKKKRAERFGLNMGKLNDFETKKKRAERFGLLKESDKLKARALRFGVIQEQQLKNLKKKLVYT, from the exons atgaattaccAGAATTTGAAATGTTCAGAATTAAAAGATTTATTAGCCAAAAGGGGGCTACCGTCGCATGGAAAGAAG AATGAATTATTGGAGAGGTTATTAAAGTATGAAGAAAAGGGTAACATAAGTCCATACATATTAGATAAACATAACACGAATTCGAACGATAGCACAAATATTAAGGTGTTAGTTGATCGAACTGACGATAAGATCAGGAATTCAGAAATAAATCGAGTGTCCAATAATACAAAAGGCGATAGAGGACAAGGAGAAGGAGttgaaaaaagtaattaCAAATCATCATATGTTGGtggagaaaataaaaagaaaatattaacagtTAATCATAAAGAAGACGAATTTAATAAAGAAggattaaataaaatgaaagattattttaaaaatatattaacagtCAATAATAATGTAGAGGGTTCGAagtattatgaaaatatccCATCCAagaatgatgaaaaaatgaatgaaaatataaattcaaatatGAAAGACAACAATGAAGAAGGAAAGAAAACCAAAATCGTAATTCCTGAAATAACCTTTTCAGAATCATCCTTATCCAACAAAAATACATTACAAAAGAATGTAATTGTCCCTACTGCAG gtGATGATAATCTTTACCTAACGGAGGAAAAAAAGCGGGAGCTACGAAAAAAGAGATTCG GTGCTGTGTCAACCGACGAGGCCCTTGAATCAAGAGCAAAGAG aTTTTGCATTGTAACACATAAAATGGAAGaggagaataaaaaaaaaagagcagaGCGCTTTGGACTGAACATG GGAAAGCTGAACGATTTcgaaacaaaaaagaaaagggcTGAAAGATTTGGGTTACTGAAAGAG AGTGACAAATTAAAGGCGAGGGCCCTTCGATTTGGAGTAATACAGGAGCAacagttaaaaaatttaaagaaaaaattagtttacacataa